A genomic segment from Triticum dicoccoides isolate Atlit2015 ecotype Zavitan chromosome 1A, WEW_v2.0, whole genome shotgun sequence encodes:
- the LOC119353739 gene encoding uncharacterized protein LOC119353739, with amino-acid sequence MASSAGHRRRGKNRPKKKKKMAGPTTVQDLPDHLFELVLARLGPSPCLVRAAAACKRWCRVVANPGFLARFGPQAPHVGDYHTDHGGRPLFVPSSPVVVDCSRFSLDFLPDSGSWDIADSRGSLLLLCDGYDLIVCEPLTGLYQGILWPGVFRRRLGVFLLDGDDADRRVSMSNFRVLAAFDETTACIFSTGGDGGWRLVSSAIAGDIELPSTLGPENFVGRANGTVYWGIKGSDTDVLVLAESTAEFSIAAFPETVWWPSHRGISRVVGGDDGVLRVIRLINNELKVFARRHPDSDGDEWLLEMHLRLPEATLGLPGRKESFFQQEAMIVSANAGYVLLTPSEETWLFSVELDTMRVEREHERNKYAGAAHPYKLPWPPALADHSGESRR; translated from the coding sequence ATGGCGTCATCAGCGGGGCATCGTCGGCGGGGCAAGAACAggcccaaaaagaagaagaaaatggccGGACCAACCACCGTGCAGGACCTCCCTGACCATCTCTTCGAGCTCGTCCTCGCCCGCCTCGGCCCGTCCCCGTGCCTCGTCCGCGCCGCGGCCGCCTGCAAGCGGTGGTGCCGCGTCGTCGCCAACCCCGGCTTCCTCGCCCGCTTCGGCCCGCAGGCGCCGCACGTCGGCGACTACCACACCGACCACGGCGGTCGACCCCTCTTCGTCCCGTCCTCGCCGGTCGTCGTCGACTGCAGCCGCTTCTCCCTCGACTTCCTCCCGGACAGCGGATCGTGGGACATCGCGGACAGCCGCGGCAGCCTTCTCCTCCTATGCGACGGCTACGATCTAATCGTTTGCGAGCCGCTCACCGGACTCTACCAGGGGATCCTCTGGCCTGGCGTGTTCCGGCGTCGCCTGGGCGTGTTCCTGCTCGACGGCGACGACGCGGACCGCCGCGTCAGCATGTCCAACTTCAGGGTCCTCGCTGCCTTCGACGAAACCACTGCGTGCATCTTCTCCACCGGCGGGGACGGCGGTTGGCGCCTCGTGTCCAGCGCTATCGCCGGCGACATCGAGCTCCCGTCAACGCTCGGCCCCGAAAATTTCGTAGGGCGTGCAAATGGCACTGTATATTGGGGAATCAAAGGAAGTGACACCGATGTACTTGTTCTTGCTGAGTCCACGGCGGAGTTCTCCATCGCCGCATTCCCGGAGACCGTGTGGTGGCCATCCCACAGAGGGATCTCTCGGGTTGTGGGCGGCGACGACGGCGTGCTGCGCGTTATACGCCTGATAAACAACGAGCTCAAGGTCTTTGCACGCCGGCATCCAGACAGTGATGGCGATGAGTGGTTGCTGGAGATGCACCTGAGGTTGCCGGAGGCCACCCTTGGGCTGCCGGGGCGCAAAGAGAGCTTTTTCCAGCAAGAAGCCATGATTGTCTCCGCGAATGCTGGATACGTCCTGCTGACACCGagcgaggagacgtggctgttctccGTTGAGCTGGACACGATGCGAGTTGAGCGCGAGCACGAGAGAAACAAGTACGCCGGAGCAGCTCACCCGTACAAGCTGCCGTGGCCGCCGGCTTTGGCTGATCATAGCGGGGAGAGCAGGCGATGA